The proteins below are encoded in one region of Clostridiales bacterium:
- a CDS encoding extracellular solute-binding protein, with product MKTKRKLMCMLIIMSIMVSLVVGCAKQGKKATESPSGLKKVPITIYVAGDRPKQQDEVLRNIEDKTKDELNISLTVNYIPWSDYANQVKLKASAGQNFDIYLSFFGDLSGNIARKQCMDITSLVDKYGPDLKKQIPQDLWDTLTIDGKIYGVPAVYPMTEMGRGFLDRKDLRLKYNLPEITDQASLEKYLDTIAKNEKGMIPFLGDGLNVILADKSHLGHVEYQFNGMYIDVDKQPYKVENWYKTDVFKTVWEEDKKAMQRGWFEKDILTDTDRDGKFIQGKAAAMAGDLFNITDRQNALAKNVPGGEIELSIINKDGRWVNTQPVNNYAQISSTSKNPERAIMFLNWLRKNPDNYNMYMLGIPGKTYNLKGDEAEVPAGTNPTDRFAPTPWFTMHTPYLKTWTTDPQSFKDALKFWNNLKPEASPLMKFSYSNTNVVAESTAAAKVMTEEGRPISCGLVTSDAAYQKFLSDLDKAGMPKIIEDTQKQLDNFMAKQGK from the coding sequence ATGAAGACAAAGAGGAAATTGATGTGTATGCTCATAATAATGAGTATAATGGTTTCTCTGGTAGTTGGCTGTGCTAAACAGGGTAAAAAAGCTACTGAGAGTCCATCTGGCCTGAAAAAGGTGCCTATTACCATTTATGTGGCAGGAGACAGGCCAAAACAGCAAGATGAAGTTTTAAGGAATATCGAGGATAAAACGAAGGATGAATTGAATATCAGCCTTACGGTAAATTATATCCCGTGGAGTGATTATGCAAATCAGGTTAAGCTTAAGGCTTCCGCAGGGCAAAATTTTGATATCTATTTAAGCTTTTTTGGTGATTTATCCGGGAATATCGCAAGGAAACAGTGCATGGATATAACTTCCCTTGTGGATAAATATGGTCCGGACTTGAAAAAACAGATACCGCAGGATCTGTGGGATACGCTTACGATTGACGGTAAAATCTATGGCGTTCCGGCAGTATATCCTATGACGGAAATGGGCAGAGGATTTTTGGACCGCAAAGATTTGAGATTAAAATACAATCTTCCTGAAATAACGGATCAGGCAAGTTTGGAAAAATATCTGGATACCATAGCTAAAAACGAGAAGGGTATGATACCATTCCTCGGCGACGGCTTGAATGTAATACTTGCCGATAAGAGCCATTTAGGACATGTGGAGTATCAGTTCAACGGGATGTATATAGATGTTGATAAACAACCTTACAAAGTTGAAAACTGGTACAAGACGGACGTGTTCAAGACAGTATGGGAAGAGGATAAAAAGGCTATGCAAAGAGGTTGGTTTGAAAAGGACATACTTACAGATACCGACCGTGATGGAAAATTCATACAGGGCAAAGCAGCGGCAATGGCGGGAGATTTATTCAACATAACCGACAGGCAGAATGCTCTTGCCAAGAATGTGCCGGGAGGAGAAATAGAGCTCTCTATCATTAACAAAGACGGCAGATGGGTAAATACGCAGCCTGTTAATAACTATGCGCAGATTTCATCTACGAGCAAAAACCCTGAAAGGGCTATAATGTTTTTGAACTGGCTCAGAAAGAATCCTGACAACTATAATATGTATATGCTTGGAATTCCGGGGAAAACATATAACTTAAAAGGCGATGAGGCCGAAGTGCCGGCAGGAACTAACCCCACCGACAGGTTTGCTCCTACTCCGTGGTTTACAATGCATACACCTTATTTGAAGACATGGACGACAGATCCTCAGTCATTTAAGGATGCGTTGAAATTCTGGAATAATTTGAAGCCGGAAGCTTCGCCTTTGATGAAGTTCTCTTATTCAAATACTAATGTTGTTGCTGAGTCAACAGCAGCCGCAAAGGTAATGACGGAGGAAGGCAGGCCGATAAGCTGCGGGCTTGTAACTTCAGATGCTGCATACCAGAAATTCTTATCCGATCTTGATAAAGCTGGAATGCCAAAGATAATTGAAGATACACAAAAACAGCTTGATAATTTCATGGCAAAACAAGGTAAATAA
- a CDS encoding ABC transporter permease subunit, with translation MTTKIKTNSADKNSVAGVKKHGIIFELKKNWVLYMMTLPAVVFLLIFSYYPLTGLQIAFRDYNVVDGIWKSPFAGIKYFKDFFQSAFASQVTFNTLYLNLLFIVVGHVFAVTIAILLNEVINEKLKKVFQVSMFFPYFLSWVIISAIVYSFLNDKFGALNTFLAGIGLPTHAWYNMPQLWRGILTVINTWQSFGYNVIIYLAVIVSIDSQIYEAARIDGANKMDEIFKITIPQMMPTIVLLLLLALGKIFYGNFGMLYAIIGDNGVLLKNTDVIDTYVFRAMRTDGAYSLATAVGLYQSVLGFVLVLIFNKLAKMYDDTMGLF, from the coding sequence TTGACTACAAAAATAAAAACAAACAGTGCAGATAAAAATTCGGTTGCAGGAGTTAAAAAACATGGCATTATATTTGAACTGAAGAAAAACTGGGTTTTATATATGATGACATTGCCTGCAGTTGTTTTCCTTTTAATATTCAGCTATTATCCTTTGACGGGACTTCAAATAGCGTTCAGGGATTATAATGTGGTAGATGGAATATGGAAAAGCCCTTTTGCGGGTATAAAATACTTTAAGGATTTTTTCCAATCTGCCTTTGCATCACAGGTAACTTTTAATACATTGTATTTAAATCTGTTGTTTATTGTTGTCGGGCATGTATTTGCCGTGACTATAGCAATATTATTAAATGAAGTGATAAATGAAAAACTGAAAAAGGTATTTCAGGTTTCCATGTTTTTCCCATATTTTTTATCGTGGGTAATAATAAGCGCTATTGTCTACAGTTTTCTCAACGATAAATTCGGGGCTTTGAATACTTTTTTAGCCGGCATCGGTTTGCCGACTCATGCGTGGTATAATATGCCGCAGCTATGGAGGGGCATACTTACCGTTATAAATACATGGCAGTCCTTTGGATATAACGTGATAATATATTTAGCCGTTATTGTATCTATAGACAGTCAAATATACGAAGCGGCAAGAATCGATGGCGCCAATAAGATGGATGAAATATTCAAGATAACCATCCCGCAGATGATGCCGACTATTGTGTTGCTGTTGCTTTTAGCTCTCGGGAAGATATTCTATGGTAATTTCGGCATGCTGTATGCCATAATCGGGGATAACGGAGTATTGCTTAAAAATACCGATGTAATAGATACTTATGTCTTCAGGGCTATGAGGACGGACGGTGCGTACAGCCTTGCAACTGCAGTGGGATTATACCAATCAGTGCTGGGATTTGTTCTGGTTTTGATTTTTAACAAGTTGGCAAAGATGTATGATGATACCATGGGATTGTTCTAG
- a CDS encoding AraC family transcriptional regulator: MRAKNTMDLKDCSWSIENTPALVARSLFYYVQSTGHFMCRKSYFTDREGYNSILLLYTLSGKGHLKYMKKDYTLSANDAFLIDCMNYQYYGCHQDGQWEMVWLHFNGGESRGYAEEILKENGPVFTFKSIDNIIYNNMNKIQNLLKEKDKRADILSSCLIVEMLTELFLISRHGNDSGKFLPEIIQKAINEIENEFNTPIDLDTLASKLGISKYYLSRQFKKYTGFGPYEYLINYRLNQSKILLKNTDLTVCEIAYRIGFESVSNFIRTFKEQEKVTPYRFRKYWR; this comes from the coding sequence ATGAGGGCAAAAAACACCATGGATTTGAAAGACTGTTCATGGAGTATTGAAAATACTCCTGCTCTTGTTGCAAGATCTTTGTTTTATTATGTTCAAAGCACTGGGCATTTTATGTGCAGGAAAAGTTATTTTACCGACCGCGAAGGGTATAATTCAATACTTCTTTTGTACACATTAAGCGGAAAAGGGCATTTAAAATATATGAAGAAGGATTATACGTTATCGGCAAATGATGCTTTTCTGATAGACTGTATGAACTACCAATATTACGGCTGCCATCAGGATGGGCAGTGGGAAATGGTTTGGCTGCACTTTAACGGAGGGGAAAGCAGGGGCTATGCAGAAGAAATATTGAAGGAAAACGGCCCTGTTTTTACTTTTAAAAGCATAGATAATATTATATATAATAATATGAATAAAATACAAAATCTTCTAAAGGAAAAAGACAAAAGGGCAGACATTTTATCATCATGCTTAATAGTTGAAATGCTTACGGAGCTTTTCTTGATAAGCAGACACGGCAATGACAGCGGAAAGTTTTTACCTGAGATCATACAAAAGGCCATAAATGAAATTGAAAATGAATTCAACACTCCTATTGATCTTGATACATTAGCTTCTAAACTCGGCATTAGCAAATATTACCTCTCAAGGCAGTTCAAAAAATATACTGGTTTTGGCCCCTACGAATATCTCATCAATTACAGGTTGAATCAAAGTAAAATACTGCTTAAGAATACTGACCTTACAGTCTGTGAAATAGCTTATAGGATAGGCTTTGAAAGTGTCAGCAATTTTATCAGGACTTTCAAAGAACAAGAAAAGGTAACCCCATATAGGTTCAGGAAATATTGGAGATAA
- a CDS encoding carbohydrate ABC transporter permease, whose product MNRGLKTFNVINTIFLALVSLVTLLPFLIVLSVSFSDERSIAKYGYSIIPKQLSLAAYKGLFGAGSTIFNAYKVTVFITVVGTLLAVLITSMMGYALSRKQLKYKNFFNMLVYIPMVFSGGLVPFYIVLLKLHLSNNIWGLIVPMLFNPFNLFLIRNFFKGLPDSIMESAKIDGAGEFRIFWSIVLRLALPGLATITLFYALAFWNDWTLALLLIDDTRLYPLQYLLRQILSRVTFVATSGAHVTGNIPAESTKMATVIVTIGPIVLVYPFIQKYFIKGITIGAIKG is encoded by the coding sequence ATGAATAGAGGTTTAAAAACATTCAATGTAATAAATACAATTTTTCTGGCTCTGGTATCGTTAGTCACACTGTTGCCTTTTTTAATAGTTTTGTCCGTGTCGTTCAGCGATGAACGAAGCATTGCAAAGTATGGCTACAGTATAATACCAAAACAGCTGTCATTAGCCGCATACAAGGGATTGTTCGGTGCGGGAAGCACTATATTCAATGCATATAAAGTAACTGTATTCATAACGGTCGTAGGTACGCTACTGGCAGTTTTGATTACATCGATGATGGGCTACGCGTTGTCAAGAAAACAGCTTAAATACAAAAACTTTTTTAACATGCTTGTATATATACCCATGGTTTTTAGCGGAGGATTGGTTCCTTTTTATATTGTGCTTCTAAAACTTCATCTTTCAAACAACATATGGGGTTTGATCGTACCGATGCTGTTTAATCCTTTTAACTTATTCCTGATACGAAACTTTTTCAAAGGATTACCTGATTCGATCATGGAATCTGCGAAGATTGACGGCGCAGGCGAATTTCGCATATTCTGGAGCATAGTTTTGAGACTGGCGCTGCCGGGGCTCGCAACCATTACTCTATTTTATGCCCTCGCATTTTGGAATGACTGGACTTTAGCATTACTTCTTATAGATGATACAAGACTGTATCCGCTGCAGTATCTTCTGAGGCAGATACTTTCAAGGGTAACATTTGTGGCTACATCCGGTGCACATGTTACAGGCAATATACCTGCAGAGAGTACGAAAATGGCTACGGTCATCGTGACTATAGGCCCAATAGTTTTAGTGTATCCTTTCATTCAAAAATATTTTATAAAGGGGATAACTATCGGGGCTATAAAAGGTTAG
- a CDS encoding LacI family DNA-binding transcriptional regulator → MSATIKDVARLSNVSIATVSKYLNGGNVKEENRINIENAIDKLDYRVNNFARSLKINRAMTIGIVVDSITNTFYTGIISVIEEFLNEKGYASIVCETKENDDIRRKRMDFLLRKGVDGFIIFTTNISADFLDYYIKKGAAIVVVDSIADGVDCDFVTSDNISGAYQATEHFILKGHKKIAIITGEEENFSAGERLKGYKNAMKDHKIPIFDRYIYKNSYDLEGGYNSFKKIISDKKNMPTAVLISNYFMAVGAIIAINENNISIPDDISIICFDDLELSKVFKPKLTSVSQSSKGIGMNAAKMLLDRIDSNNKIGTRTVRVPVKITVNDSIKAL, encoded by the coding sequence TTGAGTGCTACAATAAAGGATGTCGCCAGATTGTCAAATGTTTCTATCGCAACAGTTTCAAAATATTTAAATGGCGGCAACGTAAAGGAAGAAAACAGAATAAATATTGAAAATGCCATCGATAAACTGGATTACAGAGTCAATAATTTCGCGCGGAGCCTCAAAATCAACAGGGCAATGACCATAGGAATAGTCGTGGACAGCATTACAAATACATTTTACACAGGTATAATTTCAGTCATTGAGGAATTTCTTAATGAAAAGGGTTATGCCAGCATAGTTTGTGAGACCAAAGAAAATGATGATATACGCAGAAAGAGAATGGATTTTTTGCTGCGCAAAGGTGTGGACGGCTTTATTATATTCACTACAAATATCTCGGCCGATTTTCTGGATTATTATATAAAAAAAGGGGCCGCTATCGTCGTTGTAGACAGCATAGCGGATGGCGTCGACTGCGACTTTGTCACCTCCGATAACATATCCGGAGCATACCAGGCAACAGAACATTTTATATTAAAAGGGCATAAAAAAATCGCCATAATAACAGGAGAAGAAGAAAACTTTTCCGCCGGCGAGAGGCTTAAGGGATACAAAAATGCGATGAAAGATCATAAAATACCGATTTTTGATCGCTATATATATAAAAATTCATATGACTTAGAAGGCGGATATAATTCATTTAAAAAAATAATATCCGATAAAAAAAATATGCCTACAGCCGTACTCATATCAAACTATTTTATGGCTGTAGGCGCGATCATTGCGATAAATGAAAACAATATTTCTATTCCTGATGATATTTCAATAATATGTTTCGACGACCTTGAGCTAAGCAAAGTATTCAAGCCAAAATTGACATCGGTCTCCCAATCGTCTAAAGGTATCGGCATGAACGCAGCCAAAATGCTTTTGGATAGAATCGACAGCAATAATAAAATAGGAACAAGAACTGTAAGGGTTCCTGTAAAGATCACTGTAAACGATTCCATAAAAGCACTGTAA
- a CDS encoding uroporphyrinogen decarboxylase family protein, whose product MSIKPCRPKWRGTMTDRERFNRQMHYKSVDRCFNMEFGYWDENFKEWPLFYENGIKNNYEADIFFNFDTMDVIGGNTWMSPPFPDTVIEETSKTKVMMNGDGLIAEVPKDGHDTIPHFMKSTIVTPDDWEKCKEERFRRDDPKRRVDIEALKKQYPEDRDYPLGVDCGSMIGKIRNMLTFQGLAYACYDYPEMVEDMVETSCILVEDFLDQVLPNFSFDFASGWEDICFKNGSIVSVSFFKDVVMPRYKRISKKLHNHGIDIWYIDCDGDVRPILPYFLEGGVNCLFPYEVNSCMHPAQLLNEYGKDLRIMGGVDKMELGKGKEAIKAYLETLVPAVERGGYIPFCDHRCPPNVKPDDYLYYLDLKEKMFGMR is encoded by the coding sequence TTGTCTATTAAGCCATGCAGGCCGAAATGGAGAGGCACGATGACGGACAGGGAAAGATTCAACAGGCAGATGCATTACAAATCCGTAGACAGATGCTTTAACATGGAGTTTGGATACTGGGATGAAAATTTTAAGGAATGGCCGCTGTTTTACGAAAACGGAATCAAAAACAACTATGAAGCCGATATATTTTTCAACTTCGATACTATGGATGTAATCGGAGGCAATACATGGATGAGTCCGCCGTTTCCAGATACAGTAATAGAAGAAACTTCGAAGACTAAAGTGATGATGAACGGCGATGGGCTTATTGCTGAAGTCCCCAAAGACGGCCACGATACGATACCGCATTTTATGAAATCCACTATTGTGACGCCGGATGACTGGGAAAAATGCAAAGAGGAAAGGTTCAGGAGGGATGATCCGAAAAGAAGAGTCGATATTGAAGCGCTTAAAAAACAATATCCAGAGGACAGGGATTATCCTCTTGGTGTAGACTGTGGATCCATGATAGGCAAGATAAGGAACATGTTGACATTTCAGGGGCTTGCCTATGCATGTTATGACTATCCTGAAATGGTTGAAGACATGGTAGAGACAAGCTGCATCCTAGTCGAAGACTTCTTGGATCAGGTGCTTCCAAACTTCAGCTTTGATTTTGCATCCGGATGGGAGGATATATGTTTTAAAAATGGTTCCATAGTGTCGGTTAGTTTCTTCAAAGATGTTGTTATGCCGAGGTATAAACGGATCAGCAAGAAATTGCATAACCATGGAATAGATATCTGGTATATAGATTGCGATGGCGATGTAAGGCCGATACTGCCCTATTTTCTAGAAGGGGGAGTAAATTGCCTGTTCCCATATGAAGTAAACAGCTGTATGCATCCTGCCCAACTTTTAAATGAATACGGCAAGGACCTGAGGATAATGGGCGGCGTTGACAAAATGGAACTTGGCAAGGGAAAAGAAGCGATCAAAGCATATCTTGAGACACTGGTTCCTGCAGTTGAAAGGGGAGGGTATATCCCTTTCTGTGACCACAGGTGCCCGCCTAATGTAAAACCCGATGATTATCTGTATTATCTGGATTTAAAGGAAAAAATGTTTGGAATGAGATAA
- a CDS encoding L-fucose isomerase — translation MANVKEISVNEPVKRLRGSLPKVGIRPIIDGRRRGVRESLEGQTMNMAKSVARLIEENLRHPNGMKVQCVIADTCIGGVAEAAECAEKFAREGVGLSISVTPCWCYGTETIDYDPYIPKAVWGFNGTERPGAVYLAAALAGHSQKGLPAFGIYGRDVKDVSDTEIPEDVKDKLLRFAKAGLAVAEMRGKSYLSMGSVAMGIAGSTVNPDFFQKYLGIRNEYIDMSEFARRIEEEIYDKDEYKRALKWVKENCKEGPDNNPINLQHTKEQKEKDWETVVKMTLIARDLMIGNPKLAEAGFEEEALGHNAIAAGFQGQRQWTDHFPNGDFMETILNTSFDWNGIREPFIVATENDSLNGTAMLFGHLLTGTAQIFSDVRTYWSPESVKRVTGKELTGLAKNGIIHLINSGSTTLDGTGEQSKDGKHAMKPFFEITPEEAGKCLDATSWRYASLGYFRGGGYSSQFVTKGGMPVTMSRVNIIDGLGPVLQIAEGYTVELPKDVHDILDKRTDPTWPTTWFAPRLTGKGAFKDVYSVMNNWGANHGAISYGHIGADLITLASMLRIPVCMHNVPDDKIFRPSTWNAFGMDAEGADYRACANFGPLYGKR, via the coding sequence ATGGCTAACGTTAAAGAGATCAGTGTAAATGAACCTGTAAAAAGGCTTAGGGGAAGTTTACCAAAAGTAGGCATAAGGCCGATTATTGACGGAAGGCGAAGGGGTGTCAGGGAGTCTCTTGAAGGCCAGACGATGAATATGGCAAAATCGGTTGCCAGGTTGATAGAGGAAAATTTAAGGCATCCAAATGGAATGAAGGTCCAATGCGTAATTGCCGATACATGCATCGGCGGTGTTGCAGAGGCTGCGGAATGTGCCGAAAAGTTTGCAAGAGAAGGCGTTGGGTTATCGATAAGCGTTACTCCTTGCTGGTGCTATGGTACCGAAACTATAGATTATGACCCTTACATACCAAAAGCCGTATGGGGGTTTAATGGTACCGAGAGGCCCGGTGCAGTTTATTTAGCAGCCGCTCTTGCAGGGCACAGCCAGAAGGGGCTGCCTGCATTTGGAATTTATGGAAGGGACGTAAAAGATGTATCCGATACCGAAATCCCCGAAGATGTGAAAGATAAATTGTTGAGGTTTGCAAAGGCGGGGCTCGCAGTTGCGGAAATGAGAGGAAAATCATATCTTTCCATGGGGTCGGTTGCAATGGGCATCGCCGGCTCGACGGTAAATCCGGACTTTTTCCAGAAATACCTCGGAATAAGGAATGAATATATCGATATGTCCGAATTCGCCAGAAGGATAGAGGAAGAAATATATGACAAAGATGAATACAAAAGAGCATTAAAATGGGTAAAAGAAAATTGTAAAGAAGGTCCAGACAACAATCCGATAAATTTGCAGCATACAAAAGAGCAGAAGGAAAAAGACTGGGAAACAGTTGTAAAGATGACTTTGATCGCTAGAGATCTCATGATCGGCAACCCGAAGCTTGCAGAAGCGGGATTTGAAGAAGAAGCATTGGGGCATAATGCCATAGCCGCAGGTTTTCAGGGACAGAGACAGTGGACAGACCATTTTCCAAATGGAGATTTCATGGAGACGATTCTAAACACTTCATTTGACTGGAATGGGATAAGGGAACCCTTCATAGTGGCTACGGAAAATGATAGCCTAAATGGGACAGCTATGCTTTTCGGGCATTTATTGACCGGTACGGCGCAGATTTTCTCAGATGTCAGGACATACTGGAGCCCTGAATCTGTAAAAAGGGTTACCGGTAAGGAATTGACCGGTCTTGCCAAAAACGGCATAATCCATCTTATAAATTCAGGATCGACGACGCTGGATGGTACCGGTGAGCAGAGCAAGGATGGAAAGCATGCGATGAAACCTTTCTTTGAGATTACGCCTGAGGAAGCAGGAAAATGTCTCGACGCGACTTCATGGAGGTATGCAAGCCTTGGATATTTCAGAGGAGGCGGATATTCGTCCCAGTTTGTGACAAAAGGCGGCATGCCTGTCACGATGTCCAGGGTGAATATAATCGATGGACTAGGGCCTGTTCTCCAGATCGCAGAGGGTTACACCGTTGAACTTCCCAAGGATGTTCACGATATACTCGATAAACGTACTGATCCAACGTGGCCCACAACCTGGTTTGCACCGAGGCTGACAGGAAAAGGCGCATTCAAGGATGTATATTCGGTTATGAATAACTGGGGCGCAAACCATGGGGCAATAAGCTACGGCCATATCGGGGCGGATCTGATCACATTGGCTTCGATGCTCAGAATTCCTGTTTGCATGCATAATGTACCTGATGATAAGATTTTCAGGCCGAGCACATGGAATGCATTCGGGATGGATGCTGAAGGCGCGGATTACAGGGCTTGTGCAAATTTTGGCCCGTTGTATGGTAAAAGATAG
- a CDS encoding helix-turn-helix domain-containing protein, which yields MGINNDKKILMSRTFTKIIVSFFMIIFFTILMVSTIVYYKFTRATISDVQVNIQEKLSQNMNQLEFMRNQVNGVGEQLLNDSDIIDYLYLDMPDSKNEYIVSRKLMQTVDANPMINSIYAYNGGTKKFESNIGSSGSPIDKEMGHVVTEYDGRSRLKFTPMTFTDVDGSEKGIISIVFNDYSNLDSDKSKSMLIINLKADYVRDSFTLLSNTKDSNVLIIDNNGDVICDSNFKYFGKNVSSFDYVRDILKSDRENGYMIVKNPGGKFLANYVRSAANPFIFIYNTDYNKILHENNALLRNIILICLVILLISALISVLAAYNIYLPFYKLIKSVKLKWNLRESETKSAVSSGNDAEYLMNAFLSIIDRTNKLEDSIKNNVPFIKNMFLKVLLEGNMLIPSKDVNARVKELKLNISNSRASVILFSIDGFRKIYQIQDQLMGKGLVSQIESIIYGALSKDNKIEVVSTAQDLVAVIVNVDNAEKFTAGIKDKIRFIQEQIKVTLGVSVTAAIGLMTNSIEDINMSYNDCLELIKYRFVYGYNSILDRSIVTNMVNKKITSVDKIKKKIIQNVKNCNIDLVRGELDRLFEMIADNQYDYIRLTINQLALDIIMAVKSILVSEDYDIDFGNIYTDINDIDTLEDIKTWFISYCSDIIEKLKEKKNTKQLEMVKIAVSYVKDNFYKPEISTECVSDIVGLTPGYFGKLFSEYMGKSLNEYIVELRMIKAGELLKNSEVSVNDVAIDVGYTNQSYFTATFKKHFGV from the coding sequence ATGGGTATAAATAATGATAAAAAAATACTGATGAGCAGGACTTTTACAAAGATAATAGTATCTTTTTTTATGATCATCTTTTTTACTATATTGATGGTTTCGACGATCGTTTATTATAAATTCACCAGGGCTACTATATCGGATGTGCAGGTCAATATACAGGAAAAGCTTTCACAGAATATGAACCAGCTTGAATTTATGAGAAATCAGGTGAATGGTGTCGGGGAACAGTTATTAAACGACAGCGATATTATAGATTACCTTTATTTGGATATGCCAGATTCAAAAAATGAGTATATAGTCTCAAGGAAGCTGATGCAGACCGTTGATGCCAATCCCATGATAAATTCCATATATGCTTACAACGGCGGTACCAAAAAGTTTGAAAGCAATATAGGATCGTCAGGTTCCCCTATAGATAAAGAAATGGGGCATGTGGTAACCGAATATGACGGCAGGAGCAGGCTGAAATTTACTCCTATGACATTTACGGATGTGGATGGGAGTGAGAAAGGCATCATCTCGATTGTTTTTAATGACTACTCTAATTTGGACTCGGATAAAAGTAAAAGTATGCTGATAATAAATCTGAAAGCTGATTATGTACGGGATTCTTTTACGCTTTTATCAAATACCAAGGATTCCAACGTATTGATAATAGATAATAATGGTGATGTAATATGCGATTCGAATTTTAAATACTTTGGGAAGAATGTATCTAGCTTTGACTATGTAAGGGATATACTAAAGTCCGATAGGGAAAACGGCTACATGATAGTAAAAAATCCTGGGGGTAAATTTCTGGCAAACTATGTAAGATCGGCCGCAAATCCCTTTATATTTATTTACAACACAGATTATAATAAAATATTGCATGAGAATAACGCGCTGTTGAGAAATATTATCCTGATCTGCCTTGTTATATTGTTGATCTCTGCTTTGATCTCTGTTTTAGCCGCTTATAATATATATTTGCCGTTTTACAAATTGATTAAGAGCGTGAAGCTTAAGTGGAATCTTAGAGAATCGGAGACAAAGAGCGCTGTCAGCTCCGGAAATGATGCTGAATATTTGATGAATGCTTTTTTGAGTATCATAGACAGGACAAACAAACTGGAAGATTCCATCAAAAACAATGTGCCATTTATTAAAAATATGTTTTTGAAGGTGCTTCTGGAAGGGAATATGCTGATACCTTCCAAAGATGTCAATGCAAGGGTTAAAGAGCTGAAATTGAACATATCGAACAGCAGGGCCTCTGTCATATTGTTCAGTATAGATGGTTTTAGGAAGATTTATCAAATACAGGATCAGCTTATGGGAAAGGGTTTGGTATCACAGATCGAAAGCATTATCTATGGCGCTCTTTCAAAGGATAATAAGATTGAAGTTGTAAGTACTGCACAGGATCTGGTTGCCGTTATTGTAAATGTTGACAATGCGGAAAAATTTACTGCAGGTATAAAAGATAAAATAAGGTTTATCCAGGAGCAGATAAAGGTAACATTAGGTGTATCTGTAACGGCTGCAATCGGACTTATGACCAATAGTATCGAAGATATCAATATGTCATATAACGATTGCCTTGAGCTTATAAAATACAGGTTTGTATATGGCTACAATTCCATTCTGGATAGAAGTATAGTTACAAATATGGTAAATAAAAAGATAACTTCTGTAGACAAAATAAAAAAGAAAATCATACAGAATGTTAAAAATTGCAATATAGATCTTGTAAGAGGGGAATTGGATAGACTTTTTGAAATGATTGCCGATAACCAGTACGATTATATAAGGCTTACCATAAACCAACTGGCTCTCGATATCATAATGGCTGTAAAGTCCATTTTAGTTTCTGAAGATTATGATATCGACTTTGGAAATATATATACCGATATTAATGATATCGATACGCTTGAAGACATAAAGACATGGTTTATTTCATACTGCAGCGACATTATAGAAAAATTGAAAGAAAAGAAGAATACAAAGCAACTTGAAATGGTAAAGATTGCCGTATCATATGTCAAGGATAATTTCTATAAACCGGAAATATCCACGGAGTGTGTATCGGACATTGTAGGCCTGACACCGGGTTATTTCGGCAAATTGTTCAGCGAGTACATGGGTAAATCCCTAAACGAATATATTGTGGAGCTTAGAATGATTAAGGCGGGGGAATTGCTTAAAAACAGCGAGGTGTCGGTAAATGATGTCGCCATCGATGTCGGCTATACCAATCAATCTTATTTTACCGCTACATTTAAAAAACATTTTGGCGTGTGA